From the Streptococcus sp. 29887 genome, one window contains:
- a CDS encoding FAD-containing oxidoreductase, which yields MEQFDLLVIGFGKAGKTLAGKLSAAGKKVALVEENPAMFGGTCINIGCIPTKTLLVAADKNWTFEQVMEQKEAVTTRLRNKNEAVLKGSGAHLYQGHARFVADKVVEVVAGEESLQLTAETVIINTGAKSRVLPIPGLLDTPNVYDSTGIQNLEVRPDKLAIIGGGNIGLEFAGLYSKLGSQVTVYEASSAILPREEEVVAKLAKEYMEEAGVTFALGAKIEQVAAAGDQVALTVNGETANFDAVLYATGRVPNTADLGLENTAIEVLENGAVKVDDYCETTVPGVYAVGDVNGGPQFTYTSLDDFRIVFGKLTGTGTYSLSQRKSIPTSVFITPVLSRVGLTEKEAKEAGYDYIANELPVANMPRAHVNNDLKGIFKVIVDKESKLVLGATFFGRNSEELINLIAMAIDNKIPYTYFKTQIFTHPTMAENLNDVFNF from the coding sequence ATGGAACAATTTGATTTGTTAGTTATCGGTTTTGGTAAGGCTGGAAAGACCTTGGCAGGAAAGCTTTCTGCAGCTGGTAAAAAGGTAGCTTTGGTTGAGGAAAATCCTGCCATGTTTGGTGGCACCTGTATCAATATTGGCTGTATTCCAACTAAGACCCTCTTGGTAGCAGCGGATAAAAACTGGACTTTTGAGCAGGTCATGGAGCAAAAGGAAGCCGTTACTACTCGCTTGCGGAACAAAAACGAGGCAGTCTTGAAAGGCAGTGGAGCCCATCTCTATCAAGGTCACGCGCGTTTTGTGGCTGACAAGGTTGTGGAGGTAGTTGCTGGAGAAGAAAGCCTTCAGTTAACTGCTGAAACTGTTATCATTAACACAGGTGCCAAGTCGCGTGTTCTTCCAATTCCTGGCTTGTTGGATACGCCAAACGTTTATGACAGTACTGGCATTCAGAATTTGGAGGTTCGTCCTGACAAGCTGGCAATTATCGGCGGAGGCAACATCGGACTGGAATTTGCTGGTCTTTATAGCAAACTCGGCAGTCAGGTGACAGTATATGAAGCCAGCTCTGCTATTTTACCAAGAGAAGAAGAAGTGGTTGCCAAGCTAGCCAAGGAGTATATGGAAGAAGCTGGCGTGACCTTCGCCTTGGGTGCTAAAATTGAGCAAGTCGCAGCAGCAGGTGATCAAGTTGCCCTGACTGTCAATGGTGAAACAGCTAACTTTGATGCTGTCCTCTATGCGACAGGTCGTGTGCCAAACACTGCTGACTTGGGCTTGGAAAATACAGCCATTGAGGTTTTGGAAAATGGTGCTGTTAAGGTGGATGACTACTGCGAAACGACTGTTCCAGGTGTCTATGCAGTGGGCGATGTCAATGGCGGTCCACAATTCACTTACACATCTCTAGACGACTTCCGTATCGTTTTTGGCAAGTTGACTGGGACTGGAACTTATAGCTTGAGCCAACGCAAGTCAATCCCAACCAGTGTCTTTATCACGCCTGTGCTTTCTCGTGTTGGTCTGACCGAGAAGGAAGCCAAGGAAGCAGGTTACGACTACATTGCCAATGAATTGCCTGTTGCCAATATGCCTCGTGCCCATGTTAATAATGACCTCAAAGGCATTTTCAAGGTTATCGTGGATAAGGAAAGTAAGCTTGTTCTTGGTGCAACTTTCTTTGGTCGCAATTCTGAAGAATTGATTAACCTGATTGCTATGGCGATTGATAATAAAATCCCTTATACCTACTTCAAAACGCAAATCTTCACCCATCCGACTATGGCTGAGAATTTGAATGATGTCTTTAATTTTTAA
- a CDS encoding phospho-sugar mutase, giving the protein MTYQETYQTWLDFADLPDYLREELVSMDEKTKEDAFYTNLEFGTAGMRGYIGAGTNRINVFVVRQATEGLAKLVESKGEEAKKRGVAIAYDSRHFSPEFAFESAQVLAAHGIKSYVFESLRPTPELSFAVRHYNAIAGIMVTASHNPKEFNGYKVYGEDGGQMPPADADALTNFIRAIDNPFAVELADLEASKENGLITVLGEETDLKYLEELKDLNINPELIAEYGKDMKIVYTPLHGTGEMLARRALAQAGFESVQVVEAQATADPDFSTVASPNPESQAAFALAEELGREVGADVLLATDPDADRVGVEVRQADGSYWNLSGNQIGAIIAKYILEAHKQAGTLPANAALAKSIVSTELVTKIAESYGATMFNVLTGFKFIAEKIQEFEEKHNHTYMFGFEESFGYLIKPFVRDKDAIQAVLMVAEIAAYYRSRGMTLADGIDEIFKEYGYFAEKTISVTLSGKDGAEQIKAIMAKFRDNSPAQFNATDIAVFEDFALQTKTDKDGNVEKLTTPPSDVLKYTLADDSWFAVRPSGTEPKIKFYIATVGETLAEAEEKIANIEKEINEFVG; this is encoded by the coding sequence ATGACTTATCAAGAAACCTATCAAACATGGCTCGACTTTGCGGACCTTCCAGATTACTTGCGTGAAGAATTAGTCTCAATGGATGAAAAAACAAAAGAAGATGCCTTCTATACAAACCTTGAATTTGGTACAGCGGGTATGCGTGGTTATATTGGTGCTGGTACCAACCGTATCAACGTTTTCGTTGTCCGTCAAGCTACCGAAGGTTTGGCAAAATTGGTAGAATCTAAAGGTGAAGAAGCTAAAAAACGTGGTGTTGCCATCGCTTACGACTCACGTCACTTCTCTCCAGAATTTGCCTTTGAATCTGCTCAAGTTTTGGCAGCACATGGTATCAAATCCTATGTATTTGAAAGCCTTCGTCCAACTCCTGAGTTGTCATTTGCAGTTCGTCATTACAATGCTATCGCAGGTATCATGGTGACTGCCAGCCACAACCCGAAAGAATTCAACGGTTATAAAGTTTACGGTGAAGACGGCGGACAAATGCCACCTGCTGATGCAGATGCTCTTACCAACTTCATCCGTGCCATTGACAATCCATTTGCAGTTGAATTGGCTGACCTTGAAGCCAGCAAGGAAAACGGCTTGATTACGGTTCTTGGCGAAGAAACTGACCTTAAATATCTTGAAGAACTCAAAGACCTCAATATCAATCCTGAATTGATTGCTGAATACGGTAAAGACATGAAGATTGTTTACACACCACTTCATGGTACAGGGGAAATGTTGGCTCGTCGTGCTCTTGCACAGGCTGGTTTTGAGTCTGTTCAAGTTGTGGAAGCTCAAGCAACTGCTGACCCTGACTTCTCAACTGTCGCTTCACCAAACCCAGAAAGCCAAGCTGCATTTGCCCTTGCGGAAGAATTGGGCCGTGAAGTCGGGGCGGACGTCCTTCTCGCCACTGACCCTGACGCAGACCGTGTGGGTGTTGAAGTTCGTCAAGCTGACGGTTCGTACTGGAACCTCTCTGGTAACCAAATTGGCGCTATCATTGCTAAATATATCCTTGAAGCTCACAAGCAAGCTGGAACTCTTCCAGCAAACGCTGCCCTAGCTAAGTCAATCGTATCTACTGAGTTGGTAACTAAGATTGCTGAAAGCTACGGTGCTACCATGTTCAATGTCTTGACTGGTTTCAAATTCATCGCTGAGAAAATCCAAGAGTTTGAAGAAAAGCATAACCATACTTACATGTTTGGTTTCGAAGAAAGCTTTGGTTATCTCATCAAGCCATTCGTGCGCGACAAGGATGCTATCCAGGCTGTGCTTATGGTTGCTGAAATTGCTGCCTACTACCGTTCACGTGGCATGACCTTGGCTGACGGTATCGATGAAATCTTCAAAGAATACGGCTACTTTGCTGAGAAAACAATTTCAGTTACTCTTTCTGGTAAAGACGGTGCAGAGCAAATCAAGGCAATCATGGCTAAATTCCGCGATAATTCACCAGCCCAATTCAATGCAACAGACATCGCAGTATTCGAAGACTTTGCCCTTCAAACCAAAACAGATAAAGATGGAAATGTTGAAAAACTCACTACTCCTCCATCAGATGTCTTGAAATACACCTTGGCAGATGATTCTTGGTTCGCTGTTCGTCCTTCAGGAACAGAACCAAAAATCAAATTCTACATCGCAACAGTCGGTGAAACACTTGCTGAAGCAGAAGAAAAAATCGCCAACATCGAAAAAGAAATCAACGAATTTGTTGGGTAA
- a CDS encoding ECF transporter S component — protein MKTKKANQVATLAIFIAVMVVIETISQAIFAAFVLPVKPTVTHIPVIIASIIYGPRIGAQLGGFMGIMSIIRNSIILSPLSYVFSPFVENGNLYSVLIALVPRILIGITPYYIYKLWQNKAGLALAGLTGTLTNTIFVLSGIFFFFGGVFKGDIQAVLAAIVSVNSIAEMVIATILTLTIVPVLQKVQK, from the coding sequence ATGAAAACTAAGAAAGCCAACCAAGTCGCAACCCTAGCTATTTTTATCGCTGTTATGGTCGTCATCGAAACCATCAGTCAAGCTATCTTTGCAGCCTTTGTCCTCCCGGTCAAACCGACTGTTACCCATATCCCTGTTATCATTGCAAGTATTATTTATGGACCTCGTATTGGTGCTCAACTGGGTGGTTTTATGGGGATTATGAGTATCATCCGCAATAGTATTATTCTTTCACCTTTGAGCTATGTCTTCTCACCTTTTGTTGAGAATGGAAATCTCTACTCAGTGCTCATCGCACTTGTACCACGGATTTTGATTGGGATTACTCCCTACTATATCTACAAATTGTGGCAAAATAAGGCGGGTCTTGCACTTGCAGGATTAACCGGAACGCTCACCAACACCATCTTCGTTCTTTCCGGAATTTTCTTCTTCTTCGGTGGGGTCTTCAAAGGAGATATTCAAGCTGTTTTGGCAGCCATCGTCTCTGTCAATTCTATCGCTGAAATGGTCATTGCAACCATTCTAACCCTTACCATTGTTCCTGTTTTGCAGAAAGTTCAAAAATAA
- a CDS encoding DUF5052 family protein, with amino-acid sequence MKWNKKLALSAVLVTSLFTLSACQSISNWWKNTKEEWIGLEMTVRTFDENSQLIDEMSGKSLSISRNEEFDSVDAEGYSNADSSVLKVTLGNYEIDHVGSSLIAAEEGLEDLFAKYQSSVDMVNYDPSIPIVNRMVSSLKNDFTGKAKVVLIRSQNGTPLATYAGDKVSLYASDAPKTSELLIDGKRLIIYRCDYTIYDRELLE; translated from the coding sequence ATGAAATGGAATAAAAAACTAGCACTTAGTGCTGTCTTAGTCACAAGTTTGTTTACATTGTCAGCCTGTCAGTCGATTTCAAATTGGTGGAAAAATACCAAGGAAGAATGGATTGGTTTGGAAATGACAGTTCGGACATTTGATGAAAATTCTCAGTTAATCGATGAAATGTCTGGTAAATCCTTATCGATTTCGCGGAATGAAGAATTCGATTCCGTGGATGCCGAAGGCTATTCTAATGCGGATTCGTCTGTTTTGAAGGTGACACTCGGTAACTATGAAATTGACCATGTTGGTTCTTCCTTGATTGCTGCAGAAGAGGGCTTGGAGGATTTATTTGCCAAGTATCAATCTTCTGTAGATATGGTCAACTATGATCCTTCTATTCCCATTGTTAATCGGATGGTTTCTAGCTTGAAAAATGATTTTACAGGTAAAGCAAAGGTTGTTTTAATTCGTTCGCAAAACGGAACTCCTCTTGCGACCTATGCTGGTGATAAGGTGTCCCTCTATGCTTCTGATGCGCCTAAGACTTCTGAACTCTTAATTGACGGCAAGCGTTTGATTATTTACCGCTGTGACTATACGATTTATGACAGAGAATTGTTGGAGTAA
- a CDS encoding DNA alkylation repair protein, giving the protein MKIEELEERLNAVADVSQAQPMKAYMKNNFEFLGVRTPDRRKVAKQFFKDFKAQGINWDFVEACWASSYREFQYIAIDYLVTKKKDLVLADLPRLKKLAQAKSWWDSIDGLDKLVGKIVLDNPEAKQTILEWSLDDDFWLRRIAIDHQLLLKEKTDTELLEKIIVNNLNQTEFFINKAIGWSLRDYSKTNPDWVRAFLDKYSSQMAGLSIREASKYI; this is encoded by the coding sequence ATGAAAATTGAAGAATTAGAGGAACGGCTCAATGCTGTGGCAGATGTTAGTCAAGCCCAGCCTATGAAAGCTTATATGAAAAATAACTTTGAATTCTTAGGTGTACGAACGCCTGACCGCCGAAAAGTTGCCAAGCAGTTTTTCAAAGATTTCAAGGCTCAGGGAATTAACTGGGATTTTGTAGAGGCTTGTTGGGCAAGCTCCTACCGTGAGTTTCAATATATTGCTATTGATTATCTGGTGACAAAGAAAAAGGATTTGGTTTTAGCCGACCTACCCCGTTTGAAAAAATTAGCCCAGGCCAAGTCTTGGTGGGATAGCATTGACGGTCTTGATAAATTAGTAGGCAAGATTGTTTTGGACAATCCTGAGGCCAAGCAGACCATTTTGGAATGGAGCCTTGATGATGATTTCTGGTTGAGGCGAATTGCCATTGACCACCAACTCTTGCTAAAAGAAAAGACAGATACAGAACTTCTTGAGAAAATTATCGTTAACAATCTCAATCAGACTGAATTTTTCATTAACAAGGCAATTGGCTGGAGTTTGCGAGATTATTCCAAAACCAATCCTGACTGGGTACGAGCTTTTCTTGATAAATATAGTTCTCAAATGGCAGGCTTGTCCATTCGCGAAGCTAGTAAGTACATCTAG
- a CDS encoding PrsW family glutamic-type intramembrane protease produces the protein MIFEELAQPNGMEAKYPLFLLTISVAALYIIPLVYFIRYLEKRYAISKKVSHLNWILGLTAGVAFSDYGHTAIGYFLLEIVKVSDDFRYDWGAAVSAPFAEEFGKALVVLLVLLIARKMTLKHALVSGIIAGLSFQIVEDIMFTFRDMFIGKLDGFETIIGRVGQAGWTHWVFTMLFAIGMVALFTKQKAISKVQGVLWIAASIGLHFFFNSPLHTGILTTLLPMASVLLGLLAYRTVDQLTE, from the coding sequence ATGATATTTGAAGAGTTGGCCCAACCAAATGGTATGGAAGCCAAGTATCCCTTATTTTTACTGACTATCTCTGTTGCTGCCCTTTATATCATTCCCCTAGTCTATTTTATCCGCTACTTGGAAAAACGCTATGCAATTTCTAAAAAAGTCAGTCATTTGAATTGGATTTTGGGACTAACTGCCGGAGTGGCTTTTTCAGACTATGGACACACTGCTATCGGTTACTTTTTGCTAGAGATTGTTAAGGTCAGTGATGATTTTCGTTATGACTGGGGGGCTGCTGTTTCTGCCCCGTTTGCAGAAGAGTTTGGCAAGGCTCTGGTTGTTCTCTTGGTTTTACTCATTGCAAGAAAAATGACGCTCAAACATGCCTTGGTCAGTGGTATCATCGCGGGTCTTAGTTTCCAAATCGTTGAAGATATCATGTTCACTTTTCGTGATATGTTTATTGGTAAACTGGATGGGTTTGAGACCATTATCGGTCGTGTTGGACAGGCTGGTTGGACCCACTGGGTATTTACCATGCTCTTTGCTATTGGTATGGTGGCACTTTTTACCAAACAAAAAGCTATATCAAAAGTTCAAGGTGTGCTTTGGATTGCGGCAAGTATCGGTCTGCACTTCTTCTTTAACTCACCATTGCATACAGGTATTTTAACAACCCTGCTTCCGATGGCTAGTGTCTTGCTGGGACTTCTTGCCTATCGAACAGTTGATCAGTTAACAGAGTAA
- the coaC gene encoding phosphopantothenoylcysteine decarboxylase, translating into MANITLAVTGSISAYKAADLTSQLTKLGHQVTVLMSRSAMDFITPLTFQSLSKNLVHTDVMLEENPSSIKHIDIAKATDLFIVAPASANTIAKLAHGLADNMVTATALALPLGTKKLVAPAMNTNMYLNPATQQNLKTLTEYGFEEIKPREALLACGDFGTGALAEIEIILKKVSSILNEN; encoded by the coding sequence ATGGCTAACATTACTCTGGCTGTAACTGGCTCCATTTCCGCCTATAAGGCAGCTGACTTGACCAGTCAATTAACCAAACTGGGTCATCAGGTGACCGTCCTCATGAGCCGCTCTGCTATGGACTTTATCACACCCTTGACCTTCCAATCCTTGTCAAAAAATCTGGTCCACACAGATGTCATGTTAGAAGAAAATCCTAGCTCAATCAAGCATATCGATATTGCCAAGGCGACAGACCTCTTCATCGTGGCACCTGCTTCTGCCAATACCATCGCGAAATTGGCACATGGTTTGGCAGATAATATGGTTACCGCAACAGCTCTGGCCCTACCCCTTGGGACCAAAAAACTTGTTGCCCCTGCCATGAATACCAATATGTACCTGAATCCTGCCACACAGCAAAATCTCAAAACCTTGACAGAATACGGCTTTGAGGAAATTAAACCACGCGAAGCCCTGCTGGCCTGTGGTGATTTTGGGACAGGTGCCCTAGCTGAAATCGAGATTATTTTAAAGAAAGTGAGTTCTATTCTGAATGAAAACTAA
- a CDS encoding DUF1905 domain-containing protein — translation MSKVYEFEAIIHPVPDKGGAYVIFPYDIREEFGKGRVKVHATFDEHPYDGSIVNMGVCDIEGNICYIIGIQKAIRATIGKQAGDRVQVTIQERTE, via the coding sequence TTGTCTAAAGTATATGAATTTGAAGCAATTATCCACCCTGTTCCAGATAAGGGAGGAGCCTATGTCATCTTTCCTTATGATATTCGAGAGGAATTTGGCAAAGGCAGAGTAAAAGTCCATGCGACTTTTGATGAACATCCTTATGATGGTTCAATCGTAAATATGGGAGTTTGTGATATAGAAGGGAATATCTGCTATATTATCGGAATTCAGAAGGCTATTCGAGCTACCATAGGTAAACAGGCTGGTGATAGAGTTCAGGTGACTATTCAAGAACGTACGGAGTAG
- a CDS encoding GNAT family N-acetyltransferase: MIHIRSVKIEDAADLVAIYAPYVEGTAITFETEVPTVADFAGRIEKTLEKFPYLVAEEDGRVVGYAYASTYYARAAYDWTVELSVYVSKEARGKGIGSLLYDALEEDLAARGFMNFLACIALPNPASLALHEKRGYEQVAHFKKVGYKFATWHDIVWLQKSLVGEMDEN, from the coding sequence ATGATACACATTCGGTCAGTTAAGATAGAGGATGCTGCAGATTTGGTGGCTATCTACGCTCCTTATGTTGAAGGTACCGCCATTACTTTTGAAACAGAAGTGCCGACTGTGGCGGACTTTGCCGGTCGTATTGAAAAGACTTTGGAGAAATTTCCCTATCTAGTCGCTGAAGAAGATGGGCGAGTTGTGGGCTATGCCTATGCATCGACCTACTATGCCCGTGCTGCATACGATTGGACAGTGGAATTGTCTGTTTATGTCAGTAAAGAAGCTCGTGGAAAAGGGATCGGAAGTCTTTTATATGATGCCTTGGAAGAAGACCTAGCGGCGCGTGGCTTTATGAACTTTTTAGCCTGTATTGCCTTGCCTAACCCAGCCTCCCTTGCCCTCCATGAGAAGAGGGGGTATGAACAGGTAGCTCATTTCAAAAAAGTAGGTTATAAATTTGCTACCTGGCACGATATTGTCTGGCTACAGAAATCCTTGGTAGGTGAAATGGATGAAAATTGA
- a CDS encoding phosphopantothenate--cysteine ligase, with protein sequence MKLLITSGGTSEAIDQVRAITNHASGNLGKIIAEQALRIGHEVTLVTTKQAIKPEPQKNLTIIEITNVESLKSTLEPLVKTHHVLIHSMAVSDYTPVYMTGLDEVQATEDITSLLDKKNAESKISSKDDYQVLFLKKTPKVISFVKKWNPAIQLIGFKLLVDVPKEELFAVARQSIERNGADYILANDLTDIKGNQHIAYLVDKTSEVQAQTKEEIAQLILASLKKGEKHG encoded by the coding sequence ATGAAACTATTGATTACATCAGGTGGCACCAGTGAAGCCATTGACCAAGTTCGAGCTATTACCAATCATGCCTCTGGTAATCTTGGGAAAATCATTGCTGAACAGGCTTTGAGGATTGGACATGAAGTCACGCTTGTCACTACCAAGCAGGCTATTAAACCTGAACCACAGAAGAATTTAACCATTATCGAAATTACAAATGTTGAAAGTTTAAAATCAACTTTAGAACCCTTGGTCAAGACCCACCATGTCCTCATTCATAGCATGGCCGTATCGGATTATACACCTGTTTACATGACTGGCTTGGATGAGGTTCAGGCAACCGAAGATATTACTAGCTTATTGGATAAGAAAAATGCTGAGAGCAAGATTTCTTCCAAGGATGACTACCAAGTCCTTTTCCTCAAAAAAACACCTAAGGTTATTTCCTTTGTCAAAAAATGGAATCCAGCTATCCAGCTCATCGGATTTAAACTCTTGGTTGATGTTCCAAAAGAAGAATTATTTGCTGTTGCCCGCCAAAGCATTGAACGCAATGGTGCAGATTATATCCTTGCTAATGACTTGACAGATATCAAAGGTAATCAACACATCGCCTATTTAGTAGACAAGACTTCCGAAGTTCAAGCTCAGACGAAAGAAGAAATTGCTCAACTCATTTTGGCAAGCCTCAAAAAAGGAGAAAAACATGGCTAA
- a CDS encoding formate--tetrahydrofolate ligase — translation MKTDIEIAQSVTLKPITEIVEKVGISFDDIELYGKYKAKLSFDKINAVKDNEPGKLILVTAINPTPAGEGKSTITIGLADALSKIGKKTMIALREPSLGPVMGIKGGAAGGGYAQVLPMEDINLHFTGDMHAITTANNALSALIDNHIHQGNAIGIDQRRIIWKRVVDLNDRALRKVTVGLGGPLNGIPREDGFDITVASEIMAILCLATDINDLKERLANIVIGYRFDRSPVYVRDLAVEGALTLILKDAIKPNLVQTIYGTPAFVHGGPFANIAHGCNSVLATTTALRLADYTVTEAGFGADLGAEKFLDIKVPNLPKAPDAVVIVATLRALKMHGGVAKSELSTENVEAVRAGFANLKRHVENIQKYGIPAVVAINEFVSDTADEIAALKELCAEIGVPVELASVWANGADGGVELAETVVATIENNVANYQRLYKAEDSLEEKVTKIVTQIYGGRGVVFEKKARNQLAEFAKNGWDKLPVCMAKTQYSFSDDQFALGAPTGFDITVREFVPKLGAGFIVALTGDVMTMPGLPKAPAALNMDVAEDGTAIGLF, via the coding sequence ATGAAAACAGATATTGAAATTGCACAAAGTGTGACCTTGAAACCTATTACTGAAATCGTTGAAAAAGTTGGTATCAGCTTTGATGATATTGAACTTTATGGAAAATACAAGGCAAAATTATCTTTTGATAAGATCAATGCGGTGAAAGACAATGAACCAGGTAAGTTGATTTTAGTAACAGCTATCAACCCAACACCTGCTGGTGAAGGTAAGTCAACTATTACCATCGGTTTGGCTGATGCACTATCAAAGATTGGCAAGAAAACCATGATTGCCCTTCGTGAGCCTTCTTTGGGACCTGTCATGGGGATCAAAGGTGGAGCTGCAGGTGGTGGCTATGCTCAGGTCTTGCCAATGGAAGACATCAACCTGCATTTTACAGGTGACATGCATGCCATTACCACGGCAAACAATGCTCTTTCAGCCTTGATTGATAACCATATCCACCAAGGAAATGCAATCGGTATTGACCAACGTCGCATCATCTGGAAACGGGTGGTGGACCTCAACGACCGTGCTTTGCGTAAAGTAACTGTTGGCTTGGGTGGTCCGCTCAATGGTATTCCTCGTGAAGATGGTTTTGATATTACCGTTGCTTCTGAAATCATGGCGATTTTGTGTTTGGCGACAGACATCAATGACTTGAAAGAACGATTGGCCAATATCGTGATCGGTTATCGTTTCGATCGCAGTCCTGTCTACGTGCGTGATTTGGCGGTGGAAGGTGCTTTGACCCTCATTTTGAAGGATGCTATCAAACCAAACCTTGTCCAAACTATCTATGGCACGCCAGCTTTTGTCCATGGCGGTCCATTTGCTAACATCGCTCATGGCTGTAACTCAGTCTTGGCAACCACAACCGCTCTGCGATTGGCTGACTATACCGTCACAGAAGCAGGCTTTGGTGCTGACCTTGGAGCAGAGAAGTTCCTCGACATTAAGGTGCCGAACTTGCCTAAGGCTCCTGATGCAGTGGTTATTGTCGCAACACTTCGTGCCCTCAAGATGCACGGTGGTGTAGCTAAGTCAGAATTGTCAACTGAAAATGTAGAGGCAGTGAGAGCTGGTTTTGCCAACCTCAAACGTCACGTGGAAAATATCCAGAAGTATGGTATTCCAGCAGTTGTTGCTATCAACGAATTCGTCTCAGATACAGCTGATGAAATCGCTGCTTTGAAAGAACTTTGCGCTGAAATTGGCGTACCTGTCGAGTTGGCTAGCGTTTGGGCAAACGGCGCTGATGGTGGTGTTGAACTAGCTGAAACAGTCGTTGCTACTATTGAAAATAATGTAGCCAATTACCAACGTCTTTATAAGGCTGAAGACAGCTTGGAAGAGAAAGTGACCAAGATTGTTACACAAATCTACGGTGGTAGAGGTGTTGTCTTTGAAAAGAAAGCCCGCAATCAACTGGCTGAATTTGCTAAGAATGGTTGGGATAAGTTGCCAGTCTGCATGGCCAAGACCCAATACAGTTTCTCAGATGATCAGTTTGCCCTTGGTGCACCAACAGGTTTTGACATTACAGTCCGTGAATTTGTGCCAAAATTGGGAGCAGGTTTCATCGTTGCATTGACAGGTGATGTTATGACCATGCCAGGTCTTCCAAAAGCCCCTGCAGCCCTCAATATGGATGTGGCAGAAGATGGAACAGCTATTGGTTTGTTCTAA